The Argonema galeatum A003/A1 genome has a window encoding:
- a CDS encoding FHA domain-containing protein, whose product MNELTLEWQEAGHLRKQMIRDRQLSKNAGTVRLGRDALRCDIVLTHPTVSGLHVEIFFNQEQQQFYLRNLRESNPPWVNGKQLTVGETTLSQGSIFHLGETEIKVSGVILAGSSVPPTILVSPLAPWKVSQPSGATVANQTYGLRCPNSKCDRISPYERLDLGCPWCGTSLTAAASVLMTPSGNQPL is encoded by the coding sequence ATGAACGAACTAACCTTAGAGTGGCAAGAGGCAGGTCATCTGAGAAAGCAGATGATTCGCGATCGACAGCTAAGTAAAAATGCCGGAACCGTTCGGCTGGGGCGCGATGCCCTTCGCTGCGATATTGTGCTGACGCATCCGACAGTCTCTGGGCTGCACGTCGAAATATTCTTTAATCAAGAGCAACAACAATTTTACCTGCGAAATCTGCGAGAAAGTAATCCTCCGTGGGTGAATGGCAAGCAACTTACCGTTGGTGAGACAACTTTAAGCCAAGGTAGCATCTTTCATCTGGGAGAAACAGAAATCAAAGTTAGTGGGGTAATTCTAGCTGGTAGCAGCGTTCCCCCAACGATTTTGGTTTCGCCTTTGGCACCGTGGAAAGTAAGTCAGCCATCTGGGGCTACTGTAGCAAATCAAACTTACGGTTTGCGATGTCCCAATTCTAAATGCGATCGCATTTCACCTTACGAACGGTTAGATTTAGGATGTCCTTGGTGTGGCACCTCCCTAACGGCAGCAGCAAGTGTTTTAATGACTCCCAGCGGGAATCAACCGTTATGA